In Candidatus Hydrogenedentota bacterium, the sequence AATCCATCGGGGAGGATTTCGAGCGTACCTTCGCCGTACAACGACCCTGTCGCTTCGATGCCCTGTTGCAGGATTCGGAAGATGAGATCCTGCTTCTTCATGCCGCTGTAGCCTTCGACGTTCAGTTGGCGCGCGGCTTCGAAGAGCTCTGCCATCGTCATCTTTTTGAGATCGGCGATGGACAGTTCGGGGCCCGTCCGTTCGATCATCTCGCCATTCTCGCCTTCCAACTCGTTGGCGACATCCAACACGGGTTGGTGGCTCCGGGGGCGGTCGCGATTAGGGCGTCCGCCTGGGCCGCGCCCACCGCCGCCTTGTCCGGGACGCCTCATGCGATTGTGCGATTTCGATTGGGGTCGGTCGTGCATAGTTCTCTCAGCCATTCAACATCCTTTCGTCGCCCCGAGCGACAATAGGCCCACAGGCCTTTGGTTCCTTTTCATTCTCCCCAGTAATCCTCAGTGTATTTCCGCCCAATTCGCGCCTACCCCAACGTCTACCTTCAGAGGAACACTCAAGGTAACGGCGCCTTCCATAATCGTTTTCATCTTTTGGGCCGTCTCGTCCGCCGTATCGGCTGGAGCTTCGACGACCAATTCGTCGTGCACTTGTAAAATCATTCGGGCTTCCGAGTCCCGCAAGACTTCGTCCAACTGGACCATTGCCAGTTTGATGATGTCTGCCGCGCTGCCCTGCACGGGCGTGTTCATCGCGACGCGTTCCGCGGCTTTCCTGACGCCCACGTTGCTGCTGGTCAAGTCCGGCACATACCGGCGCCGGTTGAGCAATGTCGTGACGTATCCATCCGCGGCGGCGTTAGCCAGCGTTTCGGCAATCCATTCCTGAATACGTGGATACTTCGCGAAATACTGCTCGATGAAGCGCGCGGCCTGCGCGTTTGCGATACCTAGGTTGCGGGCAAGACCAAACGCGCTGATTCCATAGACGACGCCGAAATTGACCGCTTTGGCTTGCCGCCGCATTTCCGGTGTGACCAATTGGGGCATCACGTCGAAGACTCGCGCGGCTGTTTCCTGGTGGATATCCGCGTCGTGTTCGAAGGCTTCGCGCAAATGTTCGTCGCCGGACAGGTGGGCCAGAATCCGTAATTCAATTTGTGAATAGTCGGCAGAGATTAATCTGTGGGACCGGTCGCCTGGAACAAATCCCTCTCGAATGCGCTTGCCGATTTCGGTCCGAACCGGGATATTCTGCAGATTCGGGTCGCTGCTGGACAGGCGGCCTGTCGCCGCAACGGCCTGATTGAACGACGTATGAATACGCCCGGTTTCCGGATGTCTCAGTTTGGGAAGCGCCTCGATGTAGGTGCTCCGCAACTTCTCGAATGTGCGGTACTCCAGGATCTTCTCAGGGAGTGGATGCTCCCTCGCTAACTCCTCAAGGACTTCGACGTCTGTCGAGTATCCCGTTTTCGTTTTCCGGAGCGGTTTGAGCCCCAGCTTTCCAAACAGAAGTTCCTGCAATTGCTTGGGGGAATTGATCTGAAACGGCTCACCGGCCGCCTCATATATCTCGCTTTCCAGGGACCGCAGCCGCCCTTCAACTTCTCGCTGCAGACCCGCGAACACGTCGAGGTCAATCGCAACCCCCGTCATCTCCATCCGCTTGAGCACGCCGATTAATGGAAGCTCGACGCGTTCGAACAGGTCCATCAGTCCCCGTTCGCGAAGGATCGGACGGAACGTATCCCCCAGCCGTCCTGTCACATCGGCGTCTTCACTCGCGTACGCGCAGGCTTGATCGACGGGAACCTCGTCAAAGGTTATGGTTTTGGATCCCTTGCCGATTACGTCGGAGATAGGGATGAGCTTGCGCTTGAGGTAGTGAAGACTGATTTCGTCTAGATTATGCCTCAGCCGGGATGGGTCTGTCAAATAGGATGCAACCATCGTATCCAGGCGAATTCCGCGAATTTGGACCCCGGCGCGTTCGAGCACAATCAGGTCGTATTTGATGTTCTGGCCGATCTTCCCGATCGATTCGTCTTCAAGAAGCGGACGCAAGAGATCGAGCGCACGCTGCATTGGTATCTGCTCGGCGGGTCGCCCGGTGTTGGCCAGCACGGACATCGCCATGAGGGAATGCCCCAGCGGGATGTAGTAGCCAGTATTGGGCTTGCAGCTCAGCGATATGCCGACCAAGTGCGCGCGCATCGGGTCGGTGTGCGTCGTCTCCGTATCGACGGCGAATTCACCGGCGGCCCGCATTTCGGCGATGGCCGTCTTGAGCTCGTCTTCTGTGAGAATCAAACGGTAGTCGAGTTCCTCAACGGTGGCCGCTT encodes:
- the polA gene encoding DNA polymerase I translates to MPPVADRLFLIDGSAFAYRAYFAIRNLTNSKGVPTNAVYGFARVLIKILREHDPSHIAVVFDAPGKTFRDDMYAEYKATRPETPEDLRAQFPLMHEVVKAFNIRLLMEPGVEADDVIGTLARQGAEAGFSVAVVTGDKDMLQLVTDSVTVFDPNKEDEGQWIGIDEVRERFGVPPERVVEALGLMGDTADNVPGVRGIGPKTARTLLEKYGTIEGIYAHIDEISGKQKERLLEDHDQAMLSRKLVTIKTDVPLEVSIEDCARRDADREKLVEVFGNLEFQSLLQEYLPEAATVEELDYRLILTEDELKTAIAEMRAAGEFAVDTETTHTDPMRAHLVGISLSCKPNTGYYIPLGHSLMAMSVLANTGRPAEQIPMQRALDLLRPLLEDESIGKIGQNIKYDLIVLERAGVQIRGIRLDTMVASYLTDPSRLRHNLDEISLHYLKRKLIPISDVIGKGSKTITFDEVPVDQACAYASEDADVTGRLGDTFRPILRERGLMDLFERVELPLIGVLKRMEMTGVAIDLDVFAGLQREVEGRLRSLESEIYEAAGEPFQINSPKQLQELLFGKLGLKPLRKTKTGYSTDVEVLEELAREHPLPEKILEYRTFEKLRSTYIEALPKLRHPETGRIHTSFNQAVAATGRLSSSDPNLQNIPVRTEIGKRIREGFVPGDRSHRLISADYSQIELRILAHLSGDEHLREAFEHDADIHQETAARVFDVMPQLVTPEMRRQAKAVNFGVVYGISAFGLARNLGIANAQAARFIEQYFAKYPRIQEWIAETLANAAADGYVTTLLNRRRYVPDLTSSNVGVRKAAERVAMNTPVQGSAADIIKLAMVQLDEVLRDSEARMILQVHDELVVEAPADTADETAQKMKTIMEGAVTLSVPLKVDVGVGANWAEIH